The Gammaproteobacteria bacterium genome has a segment encoding these proteins:
- a CDS encoding LysR family transcriptional regulator, whose protein sequence is MEWDDLRYVLAVHRAGTLAGAARALGVSHVTVFRRIEHIEKGLGVRLFDRKRQGYVVTPVAAGIVAQTEQVEDQINAIERRIWQQDHEVHGTVRLTTTDTIAIAVLPGILAGLRTAHPGLSVEMMISHASLNLTKRDADIAIRHTVSPPDMLIGHRLAPVRYAIYGARRFAPRGRRSAPDLATVPWIAPDDDPSEYRFTSWLRENGHEQQIVLRCNSFIAMAHAVRAGVGVGILSCFTADGIEGLVRLSPVIRAVDYEYWILTHRELREVARVAKTYAFLRDAFAAMRPLFLGERSRAQRA, encoded by the coding sequence ATGGAGTGGGACGATCTTCGCTATGTGCTCGCGGTGCACCGCGCGGGCACGCTTGCCGGTGCGGCACGCGCGCTCGGCGTCAGCCACGTCACGGTCTTCCGGCGCATCGAGCACATCGAGAAAGGCCTCGGCGTGCGCCTGTTCGACCGCAAGCGGCAGGGTTACGTCGTCACGCCGGTTGCAGCCGGGATTGTCGCCCAGACCGAGCAGGTCGAAGACCAGATCAATGCCATCGAGCGGCGCATCTGGCAGCAGGACCACGAAGTCCATGGCACGGTGCGTCTCACCACCACCGACACCATCGCAATCGCTGTCCTGCCGGGCATACTCGCCGGACTGCGCACGGCGCATCCCGGCCTCAGCGTCGAGATGATGATCTCCCACGCGTCGCTCAATCTCACCAAGCGTGACGCCGACATCGCCATCCGGCACACCGTCTCGCCGCCGGACATGCTCATCGGGCACCGGCTGGCGCCGGTGCGCTACGCAATCTACGGCGCCCGGCGGTTCGCGCCACGCGGCCGGCGCAGCGCGCCGGACCTCGCGACGGTGCCCTGGATTGCTCCCGACGACGACCCTTCGGAGTACCGCTTCACCAGCTGGCTGCGCGAAAACGGCCACGAACAGCAGATCGTGCTCCGCTGCAACTCCTTCATCGCGATGGCCCACGCGGTACGCGCGGGTGTGGGTGTCGGGATCCTGTCCTGCTTCACCGCCGATGGCATCGAGGGCCTGGTGCGACTGAGCCCCGTGATCCGCGCAGTCGATTACGAATACTGGATCCTGACGCACCGCGAGCTGCGCGAGGTGGCGCGGGTGGCGAAGACTTATGCCTTCCTGCGCGATGCGTTTGCCGCCATGCGCCCGCTGTTTCTCGGCGAGCGGTCACGTGCGCAACGTGCGTGA
- a CDS encoding kelch repeat-containing protein: MNSVLGTRSLAALAALFLLPFANVALAECRAPVACLACHTSMGYPPAEVIEAMAPASCEVGLFTRGFNLSNPRFIHRTAKMLDGRVLITGGQSQNAPTAVITTSVDIFDPADNSITPAAPMTVPRWSHTATALADGRVLVTGGRTGSTSATGVVLATAEVYDPVTDTWTQTAGPMNAARRSHTATLLPNGMVLIAGGGNGVSTFTQQPIQSAELFDPATGMFTLVGNMVTPRLGHSANELNDGTVLLSGGSSGTGTFFPTNASEIYDPVTNTFTATAPMIYSHLAQIPGKLRDGRIVQGSAYYNPPHNSAGGIITNESEIFDPATRTWTSINPMFKKRIDIGAQGLLDGTLLIAGGVSTKVGAGNLTFFQNSSEVYDPATGNWQLSGIMSTGRDEFSGLTLDDGRVMISGGFVSPGAVLLNSVEIYTPGLSQQIKGMQNVIADLPNSAFQGGHGGRTALNAQVNQVTQKLNKGDLAGALDKAEKLTGRIAQRLVDPAAEARLIAINQVLINSLVDKISPNLSPTVAPVAAPSSGVEPLPVSFTANAVDPDGSIASVLWKFGDFTTSTDLNPSHSYQCNGTYVATVEVADDRGAVASASVTVTVTSSGGPLSYDCDVQPVFNRVCTGCHGAARGLSLTTCENLQLGSAPRPRPVVTPGVKETSILWQRINSTTAPMPPVGVMLPQSERDAIGAWIDSLSPGDPNYCD, encoded by the coding sequence ATGAATTCGGTTCTGGGTACACGTTCGCTCGCGGCACTCGCTGCGCTCTTTCTGCTGCCGTTTGCCAATGTCGCGCTGGCCGAATGCCGCGCGCCGGTGGCTTGCCTGGCCTGCCATACCTCCATGGGTTACCCGCCCGCGGAGGTCATCGAGGCGATGGCTCCGGCGAGTTGCGAGGTGGGTTTGTTCACCCGCGGCTTCAACCTGAGTAACCCGCGGTTCATTCATCGTACGGCGAAGATGCTCGACGGTCGCGTGCTGATCACAGGCGGGCAGTCGCAGAACGCGCCGACAGCGGTGATCACCACCTCCGTGGACATCTTCGATCCCGCCGACAACAGCATCACGCCGGCTGCGCCAATGACCGTACCGCGCTGGTCGCATACTGCGACCGCACTCGCAGACGGGCGTGTCCTCGTGACCGGCGGGCGTACCGGTTCCACGTCGGCCACCGGCGTCGTCCTCGCCACCGCAGAGGTCTACGATCCCGTAACCGACACCTGGACCCAGACCGCCGGGCCGATGAACGCTGCGCGCCGCAGTCATACGGCGACGCTGTTGCCGAACGGCATGGTGCTCATCGCCGGCGGCGGCAACGGTGTGAGCACGTTCACCCAGCAGCCCATCCAGTCGGCGGAACTCTTCGATCCGGCGACGGGGATGTTCACACTGGTCGGCAACATGGTGACGCCGCGGCTCGGGCACAGCGCCAACGAACTCAACGACGGCACCGTGCTGCTTTCGGGCGGTTCCTCGGGTACGGGAACGTTTTTCCCGACCAATGCCTCGGAGATCTACGACCCGGTGACGAATACCTTCACCGCCACGGCGCCCATGATCTATTCACACCTCGCCCAGATTCCCGGCAAGCTGCGGGATGGGCGAATCGTGCAGGGCTCCGCGTACTACAACCCGCCGCACAATTCGGCGGGCGGCATCATCACGAACGAGAGTGAAATCTTCGATCCCGCGACCCGTACCTGGACGTCGATCAACCCGATGTTCAAAAAGCGCATCGACATCGGCGCGCAGGGGTTGCTGGACGGGACCCTGCTGATTGCCGGTGGCGTTTCCACCAAGGTGGGAGCGGGCAACCTGACGTTCTTCCAGAACTCCTCCGAAGTCTACGACCCGGCAACCGGTAACTGGCAGCTCTCCGGGATCATGTCCACCGGTCGCGACGAGTTCAGCGGCCTGACGCTGGATGACGGCCGGGTAATGATCTCCGGCGGCTTCGTCTCGCCGGGTGCCGTGCTGCTGAATTCGGTGGAGATCTATACGCCGGGCCTCAGCCAGCAGATCAAGGGCATGCAGAACGTGATCGCCGATCTGCCGAACAGCGCCTTCCAGGGTGGGCATGGCGGCCGCACTGCGCTCAATGCCCAGGTCAATCAGGTCACCCAGAAGCTGAATAAGGGCGACCTGGCTGGTGCGCTCGACAAGGCGGAGAAACTGACGGGACGCATCGCGCAACGGTTGGTCGACCCGGCTGCCGAAGCGCGCCTGATCGCGATCAACCAGGTGTTGATCAACTCGCTGGTGGACAAGATCTCGCCGAATCTGTCGCCGACGGTTGCGCCGGTTGCAGCACCGAGTTCTGGTGTCGAGCCGCTGCCCGTGAGCTTCACGGCCAACGCGGTCGATCCGGATGGCAGCATCGCTTCCGTGCTGTGGAAGTTCGGTGACTTCACCACCAGTACCGACCTCAATCCGAGCCATTCCTACCAGTGCAACGGCACCTATGTCGCCACGGTCGAGGTGGCCGACGACCGCGGTGCCGTCGCCTCGGCGTCGGTGACGGTCACCGTGACTTCCTCGGGCGGCCCGTTGAGCTACGACTGCGATGTGCAGCCGGTGTTCAACCGCGTGTGCACCGGTTGCCATGGCGCTGCGCGCGGCCTGAGCCTGACGACCTGTGAAAACCTGCAGCTAGGCAGCGCCCCGCGACCGCGTCCGGTCGTGACGCCGGGAGTTAAGGAGACCAGCATTCTCTGGCAGCGCATCAACAGCACGACGGCGCCGATGCCGCCGGTCGGAGTCATGCTGCCGCAGAGTGAGCGTGATGCCATCGGCGCCTGGATCGACTCACTGAGCCCGGGCGATCCGAACTACTGCGACTGA
- a CDS encoding cold-shock protein: MTTGTVKWFNAQKGYGFIQPSDGSKDVFVHISAVQAAGLPTLNEGQKVSFEVVNERGKPAASNLKAA; the protein is encoded by the coding sequence GTGACTACCGGTACAGTGAAGTGGTTCAACGCCCAGAAGGGCTATGGTTTCATCCAGCCGTCCGACGGCTCCAAGGATGTCTTCGTCCACATCAGCGCGGTGCAGGCTGCCGGCCTGCCGACCCTGAACGAAGGGCAGAAGGTTTCCTTCGAAGTCGTGAATGAGCGCGGCAAGCCCGCGGCGTCGAACCTCAAAGCCGCCTGA
- a CDS encoding peptidylprolyl isomerase: MSIDAGAQSATPVMPADHPPMMKAGTSPAAPRLASDTVLARIDGETITAGELDATIGAMRGPDRYESRSPEVVRELLDALIDRRLMARAARAAGMKPKAAPADSPASEPAEAALAEALLARELATVQPPSEQDIERYYREHAAAFTLPARVQVTRVVAATAEAATRAREELLRGATVDALRTGTNPGLRHVETLWLQDTPKKSQLVAIALELQNAEVSPVVAVATGFAVLRAEQTEAARLRPLAEVRAGIVAGLEAAARQRAEAKLRQQLRASARVTIDEAALRSYLPPPVTTESEPVR; the protein is encoded by the coding sequence ATGAGCATTGATGCCGGTGCGCAGTCTGCCACCCCGGTAATGCCGGCAGATCATCCGCCGATGATGAAGGCCGGCACGTCGCCGGCTGCGCCGCGGCTCGCGTCCGATACGGTACTGGCACGCATCGATGGTGAGACGATTACAGCGGGCGAACTCGACGCCACCATCGGCGCAATGCGCGGTCCGGATCGTTACGAGTCCCGTTCGCCCGAGGTGGTGCGCGAGCTCCTTGATGCGCTGATCGACCGGCGCCTGATGGCGCGCGCGGCCAGGGCGGCCGGCATGAAACCCAAAGCGGCGCCGGCAGACAGTCCGGCATCGGAGCCGGCGGAGGCGGCGCTCGCCGAGGCGTTGCTGGCGCGCGAACTCGCTACCGTGCAGCCGCCGAGCGAGCAGGACATCGAGCGGTATTATCGCGAGCATGCCGCCGCATTCACGCTGCCGGCGCGCGTGCAGGTCACGCGCGTTGTGGCGGCTACAGCCGAGGCGGCTACGCGGGCGCGCGAAGAACTCCTGCGCGGCGCGACCGTGGATGCGCTGCGTACCGGCACGAACCCCGGGCTGCGCCACGTCGAGACGCTCTGGTTGCAGGACACGCCGAAGAAGTCGCAGCTCGTGGCAATCGCGCTCGAACTGCAGAACGCCGAGGTCAGCCCCGTGGTCGCGGTGGCCACCGGCTTCGCGGTGCTGCGGGCCGAGCAGACCGAGGCGGCTCGGTTGCGACCGCTGGCCGAGGTTCGCGCGGGCATAGTGGCCGGGCTCGAGGCCGCGGCCCGCCAGCGCGCCGAAGCGAAACTGCGCCAGCAATTGCGCGCGTCGGCTCGTGTGACGATCGACGAAGCGGCACTAAGGTCATATTTACCGCCACCGGTGACGACCGAATCCGAGCCAGTCCGATAG
- a CDS encoding UrcA family protein, with protein sequence MSPIVTFARGYLNAALAGGLAACTLIGVPASGATAASAGAPAIVVRYGDLDLSREEGLRVLYRRLRQAAAQVCRPEEGRDLTRRRRSRECREAAISDAVARSGNARLSAMHAARGASRAAPPLRVTRSH encoded by the coding sequence ATGTCACCGATCGTCACGTTCGCCAGGGGTTATCTGAACGCCGCACTAGCAGGGGGTCTCGCCGCGTGCACGCTGATCGGCGTGCCGGCATCCGGGGCTACGGCGGCGTCCGCCGGTGCGCCGGCCATCGTGGTCCGTTACGGCGATCTCGACCTCTCGCGTGAGGAGGGGCTGCGGGTGCTGTACCGGCGCCTGCGGCAGGCTGCCGCTCAGGTCTGCCGTCCCGAGGAGGGCCGCGACCTGACGCGACGGCGCCGGTCGCGCGAGTGCCGTGAGGCCGCGATCTCCGACGCCGTCGCACGTTCCGGCAACGCGCGCCTCAGCGCGATGCACGCTGCACGAGGCGCGTCGCGGGCGGCGCCACCGCTACGGGTGACGCGGTCTCATTAG
- the moeB gene encoding molybdopterin-synthase adenylyltransferase MoeB: MAALSNDEILRYSRHLVMPEVTLAGQQRLKDARVLCVGAGGLGSPLALYLAAAGVGTIGLVEFDRVDLTNLQRQVLYSTADVGRPKLEAARERLAALNPEVRLIAHPVRLSGENVMAIVRDYDVVADGTDNFPARYLVNDACVLAGRPNVYASIYRFEGQVSVFDARRGPCYRCLFPEPPPPGLVPSCADGGVLGVLPGIIGSLQALEVIKLVLGIGETLVGRLLLFDALSCSSRELKIAKDSGCAVCGDAPTVRAPVDYEAFCGLPGGGLPVIRAEELAARQRTGEPVAILDVREPHELDIARIPGATALPLSELPGRLHELDSARDYVIACHGGLRSMEAYYLLHKAGFRRLQVLDGGVDAWAEKIDPSMARY, translated from the coding sequence ATGGCCGCCCTCTCGAACGACGAAATACTGCGTTACAGCCGTCACCTCGTCATGCCGGAGGTGACCCTGGCGGGCCAGCAGCGGCTGAAGGACGCGCGCGTGCTCTGCGTGGGTGCCGGCGGTCTCGGCTCGCCGCTCGCGCTGTATCTCGCTGCGGCAGGGGTCGGCACCATCGGGCTGGTGGAGTTCGACCGGGTCGACCTCACCAACCTGCAGCGGCAGGTCCTGTATTCGACCGCCGACGTCGGCCGCCCGAAACTCGAGGCTGCACGCGAACGGCTGGCAGCGCTCAATCCCGAGGTGCGGCTCATCGCCCACCCGGTGCGCCTGTCGGGCGAGAACGTCATGGCGATCGTCCGCGACTACGACGTGGTGGCGGACGGCACGGACAACTTCCCCGCGCGCTATCTCGTCAACGACGCCTGCGTGCTGGCCGGCCGGCCGAACGTCTATGCCAGCATCTATCGCTTCGAGGGCCAGGTGAGTGTGTTCGACGCGCGTCGCGGGCCCTGCTACCGCTGCCTGTTCCCGGAGCCACCGCCGCCTGGGCTGGTGCCGTCCTGCGCCGATGGCGGCGTGCTCGGCGTGTTGCCCGGCATCATCGGCTCGTTGCAGGCGCTCGAGGTGATCAAGCTCGTGCTCGGTATCGGCGAGACGCTGGTCGGCCGCTTGCTGCTGTTCGACGCGTTGTCGTGCTCGAGCCGGGAGCTGAAGATCGCGAAGGATTCCGGCTGCGCCGTCTGCGGTGACGCTCCGACGGTGCGTGCTCCTGTCGACTACGAGGCATTCTGCGGCTTGCCGGGCGGCGGGCTACCGGTGATTCGCGCCGAGGAGCTGGCGGCGCGCCAGCGCACCGGCGAACCCGTCGCGATCCTCGACGTGCGCGAACCCCATGAGCTCGACATCGCGCGCATTCCCGGTGCGACCGCCCTGCCATTGAGCGAACTGCCCGGGCGTTTGCACGAACTCGATTCCGCGCGTGACTACGTCATTGCCTGTCACGGCGGCCTGCGCAGCATGGAGGCGTACTACCTGCTGCACAAGGCCGGCTTCCGGCGCCTGCAGGTGCTCGATGGCGGTGTCGATGCCTGGGCGGAGAAAATCGACCCGTCGATGGCGCGGTACTGA
- a CDS encoding exo-alpha-sialidase — protein MSTIRVLVGTRKGAFILTADGRRKRWKVAGPHFSGWEVFHLNASSAAPDRIYASQTSSWFGQVMQRSDDGGRRWEAVGNQFAYEGEAGTHLYYDGTPRPWEFKRVWHLEPCAADPDTVYAGVEDAALFRSRDGGKSWQELAGLRTHPSGTAWMPGAGGMCLHTILLDTARPSRMYVAISAAGTFRTDDGGASWQPVNKGLRSEQIPDPTAEVGHCVHRIARHASRPEVLFMQKHWDVMRSDDGGTSWHEVSGDLPSDFGYPIDVHPHEPETVYVVPIKSDAEHFPPQGRLRVYRSRSGGHEWEPLTKGLPQRNCYVNVLRDAMAVDRLDPCGVYFGTTGGQVYASPDAGDTWKAIVRDLPAVLSVEVQTLP, from the coding sequence ATGAGCACGATCCGGGTGCTGGTCGGCACGCGCAAGGGTGCCTTTATTCTCACGGCGGACGGCAGGCGCAAGCGCTGGAAAGTCGCCGGTCCGCATTTCAGCGGCTGGGAGGTTTTTCACCTCAACGCCTCGTCGGCGGCGCCCGACCGCATCTACGCCTCGCAGACGAGCAGCTGGTTCGGGCAGGTGATGCAGCGCTCTGACGATGGCGGCAGGCGCTGGGAGGCGGTCGGCAACCAGTTCGCCTACGAGGGCGAGGCCGGCACGCACCTGTACTACGACGGCACCCCCCGCCCCTGGGAGTTCAAGCGCGTGTGGCATCTCGAGCCCTGCGCCGCGGATCCCGACACGGTTTATGCGGGTGTCGAGGATGCCGCCCTCTTCCGCTCGCGCGACGGCGGCAAGTCGTGGCAGGAGCTCGCGGGCCTGCGCACTCACCCGTCGGGGACGGCCTGGATGCCCGGCGCCGGTGGCATGTGCCTGCACACGATTCTGCTCGACACTGCGCGCCCGTCGCGCATGTACGTCGCAATCTCCGCCGCCGGCACCTTCCGTACCGACGACGGTGGCGCGAGCTGGCAGCCGGTCAACAAGGGGCTGCGCTCCGAGCAGATCCCCGACCCGACGGCCGAGGTGGGCCACTGCGTGCATCGCATCGCGCGCCACGCCTCGCGCCCGGAGGTGCTCTTCATGCAGAAGCACTGGGACGTGATGCGCAGCGACGACGGCGGCACATCGTGGCATGAGGTGAGCGGGGATCTGCCGAGCGACTTCGGCTACCCGATCGACGTGCACCCGCACGAACCGGAGACGGTCTACGTCGTCCCGATCAAGAGCGATGCCGAGCACTTTCCGCCGCAAGGCCGGCTGCGCGTGTACCGCAGTCGCAGCGGCGGCCACGAATGGGAACCGCTTACGAAAGGCCTCCCGCAGCGCAACTGCTACGTCAACGTGCTGCGCGACGCCATGGCGGTTGACCGGCTCGACCCCTGCGGCGTGTACTTCGGCACCACCGGCGGGCAGGTGTATGCCTCACCCGACGCCGGCGACACCTGGAAGGCGATCGTCCGCGACCTGCCGGCGGTGCTCTCCGTCGAGGTGCAGACGCTGCCGTGA
- a CDS encoding glutathione S-transferase family protein — protein sequence MKLYGSIASPYVARVVMFAKLKGVDLPLEEAPGGGIKSPEFLKLNPIGKMPALEVDGKGIGESTIICDYLEDVYPKQSGLPAEPLERARSRLVGRITDLYLAVQVGPLFRHMNPAKRDAAAVEAAGKEIVKVCGYLEQVMGAGPFCVGATPTFGDCALGPTIAMTRKIITAGQFDIPDPVAGGRLATWWKAMDKHAVCAEVLNAYGTAFDGFMKMMAARR from the coding sequence ATGAAGCTTTACGGTTCCATCGCCTCGCCCTATGTCGCACGCGTCGTCATGTTTGCGAAGCTCAAGGGCGTGGATCTGCCGCTCGAGGAAGCCCCCGGGGGCGGCATTAAAAGCCCCGAATTCCTGAAGCTCAATCCGATCGGCAAGATGCCGGCGCTGGAGGTGGACGGGAAGGGCATCGGGGAATCCACCATCATCTGCGATTACCTCGAGGATGTTTACCCGAAGCAATCGGGCCTGCCCGCGGAACCGCTCGAACGCGCGCGCAGCCGCCTCGTTGGGCGCATCACTGATCTGTATCTCGCCGTCCAGGTCGGACCACTGTTCCGGCACATGAATCCGGCCAAGCGTGATGCGGCTGCCGTGGAGGCCGCGGGCAAGGAGATCGTGAAGGTCTGCGGCTACCTCGAGCAGGTGATGGGTGCCGGGCCGTTTTGCGTCGGCGCGACACCGACTTTCGGTGACTGCGCACTCGGCCCGACCATCGCGATGACACGCAAGATCATCACCGCGGGTCAGTTCGACATTCCCGATCCGGTGGCGGGTGGCCGGCTGGCGACCTGGTGGAAGGCGATGGACAAGCACGCGGTGTGTGCCGAGGTGCTCAATGCGTATGGCACCGCCTTCGATGGCTTCATGAAGATGATGGCTGCACGGCGGTAG
- a CDS encoding DUF938 domain-containing protein, with product MNCAGSLPYSESCERNKDPILEVLRDALAGATEVLEVGSGTGQHAVWFARHLPDLHWQPSELASGLAALRARLQAEAPANVRAAIALDVASRPWTAREFDAVFSANTLHIMSAAQVEQFFLGVGEVLAPGGVLCVYGLLRYGGRFTTPSNAAFDQWLRARDPLSGVRDFEMVDSLARAQGLSLHADHAMPANNQALVWRRAAGA from the coding sequence ATGAATTGCGCCGGATCGCTGCCGTATTCGGAGTCCTGTGAGCGCAACAAGGACCCGATCCTCGAGGTGCTGCGTGATGCGCTGGCCGGTGCAACAGAGGTGCTGGAGGTGGGTAGCGGCACCGGGCAGCATGCAGTCTGGTTTGCCCGCCATCTTCCCGATCTGCACTGGCAACCGAGTGAGCTCGCGTCCGGGCTGGCTGCGCTGCGCGCGCGCCTGCAGGCGGAGGCACCGGCGAACGTTCGCGCGGCGATCGCACTCGATGTCGCCAGCCGTCCCTGGACGGCGCGGGAGTTCGACGCGGTGTTCAGCGCCAATACGCTGCACATCATGTCCGCGGCGCAGGTGGAACAGTTCTTCCTGGGCGTGGGCGAGGTCCTCGCGCCCGGTGGCGTGCTCTGCGTCTACGGCCTGTTGCGGTACGGCGGGCGGTTCACGACGCCGAGCAACGCGGCATTCGATCAGTGGCTGAGAGCCCGCGACCCCCTGAGCGGCGTGCGCGATTTCGAGATGGTCGACAGTCTGGCGCGCGCGCAGGGGTTGTCGCTGCACGCTGACCACGCCATGCCGGCGAACAACCAGGCGCTGGTCTGGCGCCGGGCCGCGGGCGCATGA
- a CDS encoding MFS transporter — MNGMLPARGVLRHRDFALFLAGRFLSAMAVQVQNVAVGWLVYDITGSPLALGLVGLATFLPAIGLALVTGHVADRYDRRAILVGCYLLTVLTALGLLACAWTRTSEMWQVYALVLVFGATRAFANPAGQALLPNLVPREEFGAAIAWASSGWQTATIIGPAVGGVLYVLGEVVVFAAVAVLFLATSLLFAMIRHRAVASQAGRVTRESLLAGISFIRSRPAVLGAISLDLFAVLLGGATALLPIFARDILEVGPSGLGLLRSAPAAGALATALFLAWRPLERRAGLRMFQAVAIFGVATIGFGLSRSFPLSLTFLFVLGAADMVSVVIRQTLVQIETPDEMRGRVSAVNSVFIGASNELGEFESGVLAALIGTVACVVVGGIGTLAVAALWARWFPVLRHRDRLVG, encoded by the coding sequence ATGAACGGCATGCTGCCGGCGCGCGGCGTCCTGCGCCACCGCGATTTCGCGCTGTTCCTGGCCGGGCGGTTCCTGTCGGCGATGGCGGTGCAGGTGCAGAACGTGGCCGTCGGCTGGCTGGTGTACGACATCACGGGGAGCCCGCTCGCGCTCGGCCTCGTCGGGCTTGCGACCTTTCTGCCGGCGATCGGGTTGGCGCTGGTCACCGGGCACGTGGCAGACCGTTACGACCGGCGTGCGATCCTCGTCGGCTGTTACCTGCTCACGGTGCTGACCGCGCTCGGTCTGCTGGCCTGCGCCTGGACCCGTACCAGCGAGATGTGGCAGGTGTACGCGCTGGTGCTCGTGTTCGGCGCAACCCGCGCCTTCGCGAACCCGGCCGGGCAGGCGCTGTTGCCGAATCTCGTGCCGCGCGAGGAGTTTGGCGCGGCGATTGCCTGGGCTTCCTCCGGCTGGCAGACCGCGACCATCATCGGTCCGGCGGTCGGCGGGGTGCTGTATGTCCTCGGCGAGGTCGTGGTGTTCGCGGCGGTCGCCGTGCTGTTTCTCGCCACCTCGCTGCTTTTCGCCATGATCCGGCATCGGGCAGTAGCGTCCCAGGCGGGGCGGGTGACGCGCGAAAGCCTGCTTGCCGGCATCAGCTTCATCCGTTCGCGTCCGGCAGTGCTCGGCGCGATCTCGCTCGATCTCTTTGCGGTCCTGCTCGGCGGCGCCACCGCGCTGTTGCCGATATTCGCCCGCGACATACTCGAGGTCGGCCCGTCGGGCCTCGGACTGTTGCGCAGCGCGCCTGCGGCCGGTGCGCTCGCCACGGCTCTGTTCCTCGCCTGGCGGCCGCTCGAGCGGCGCGCGGGACTGCGCATGTTCCAGGCGGTCGCAATCTTCGGCGTCGCTACCATCGGTTTCGGGTTGTCCAGGAGCTTCCCGCTGTCGCTGACCTTCCTGTTCGTGCTCGGCGCGGCCGACATGGTGAGCGTCGTGATCCGCCAGACCCTGGTGCAGATCGAGACGCCGGATGAGATGCGTGGCCGCGTCTCGGCGGTGAATTCGGTGTTCATCGGCGCTTCGAACGAACTGGGCGAGTTCGAGTCGGGTGTGCTCGCCGCATTGATCGGCACCGTGGCCTGCGTGGTGGTCGGAGGCATCGGAACCCTCGCGGTCGCCGCGCTCTGGGCCCGCTGGTTTCCGGTCCTGCGCCACCGCGATCGGCTCGTCGGCTGA